Proteins co-encoded in one Pseudomonas beijingensis genomic window:
- the pqqC gene encoding pyrroloquinoline-quinone synthase PqqC: MTDTPLSPAEFEAALRAKGAYYHIHHPYHVAMYEGRATREQIQGWVANRFYYQVNIPLKDAAILANCPDREIRREWIQRLLDHDGAPGEDGGIEAWLRLGQAVGLDPDQLRSQELVLPGVRFAVDAYVNFARRACWQEAASSSLTELFAPQIHQSRLDSWPQHYPWIDPAGYEYFRTRLGQARRDVEHGLAITLQHYTTRAGQERMLEILQFKLDILWSMLDAMTMAYELNRPPYHTVTDQRVWHKGITL, encoded by the coding sequence ATGACTGACACCCCCCTGTCCCCCGCCGAGTTCGAAGCGGCCCTGCGTGCCAAAGGCGCGTATTACCACATCCATCACCCCTACCACGTGGCGATGTATGAAGGCCGTGCCACTCGCGAGCAGATCCAGGGCTGGGTCGCGAATCGTTTCTACTATCAAGTGAACATCCCGCTCAAGGACGCCGCGATCCTGGCCAACTGCCCGGACCGGGAAATCCGTCGCGAGTGGATCCAGCGCCTGCTCGACCATGACGGCGCACCCGGCGAAGACGGTGGCATCGAAGCCTGGCTACGGCTGGGCCAAGCGGTGGGCCTGGATCCCGATCAACTGCGCTCTCAGGAATTGGTGCTGCCAGGGGTTCGTTTTGCGGTGGATGCCTACGTCAACTTCGCCCGCCGGGCCTGCTGGCAGGAAGCCGCCAGCAGCTCGCTGACCGAACTGTTCGCCCCGCAAATCCACCAGTCGCGCCTGGATAGTTGGCCCCAGCATTACCCATGGATCGACCCGGCCGGCTATGAATACTTCCGCACCCGCCTGGGCCAGGCCCGGCGTGACGTGGAGCATGGCTTGGCGATCACCTTGCAGCACTACACCACCCGCGCAGGGCAGGAACGCATGTTGGAGATTCTTCAGTTCAAGCTGGACATCCTCTGGAGCATGCTCGACGCCATGACCATGGCCTACGAATTGAACCGCCCGCCCTATCACACCGTGACCGACCAACGGGTTTGGCACAAAGGAATTACCTTATGA
- the pqqD gene encoding pyrroloquinoline quinone biosynthesis peptide chaperone PqqD has protein sequence MSFDRSQTPRWRPGYRFQYEPAQKGHVLLYPEGMIKLNDSAALIGGLIDGERDVAAIIDALAKQFPDVPELGDDIEQFMEVARAQHWIELA, from the coding sequence ATGAGTTTCGACCGCAGCCAAACCCCGCGCTGGCGCCCCGGCTATCGCTTCCAGTACGAACCGGCCCAGAAAGGCCACGTGCTGCTCTATCCTGAAGGCATGATCAAGTTGAACGACAGCGCTGCACTGATCGGTGGCCTGATCGACGGTGAGCGGGATGTCGCGGCGATCATCGACGCGTTGGCCAAGCAGTTTCCCGACGTGCCTGAACTCGGTGATGACATCGAGCAATTCATGGAGGTCGCCCGTGCACAGCACTGGATCGAACTTGCCTGA
- a CDS encoding carbon-nitrogen hydrolase family protein, translated as MRVALYQCPPLPLDPAGNLQRLHQVALEARGADVLVLPEMFMTGYNIGVDAVNVLAEVYNGEWAQQIARIAKAAGLAIVYGYPERSEDGQIYNAVQLIDAQGERLANYRKSHLFGDLDHAMFSAGDAALPIVELNGWKLGLLICYDLEFPENARRLALAGAELILVPTANMQPYEFIADVTVRARAIENQCFVAYANYCGHEGELQYCGQSSIAAPNGGRPALAGLDEALIVGELDRQLLDDSRAAYNYLHDRRPELYDDLHKH; from the coding sequence ATGCGCGTAGCCCTCTACCAATGCCCACCGCTGCCACTGGATCCGGCCGGCAACCTGCAACGCCTGCATCAGGTGGCGCTGGAAGCCAGGGGCGCCGATGTGCTGGTGCTGCCGGAGATGTTCATGACCGGCTACAACATCGGTGTCGATGCGGTGAATGTACTGGCCGAGGTCTACAACGGCGAGTGGGCGCAACAGATCGCCCGCATTGCCAAGGCGGCCGGCCTGGCGATTGTCTATGGCTACCCTGAACGCAGCGAAGATGGGCAGATCTACAACGCCGTGCAACTGATCGACGCCCAGGGCGAGCGCCTGGCCAACTACCGCAAGAGCCACCTGTTCGGCGACCTCGATCACGCCATGTTCAGCGCCGGCGACGCCGCGCTGCCCATCGTCGAGCTCAACGGCTGGAAACTCGGCCTCTTGATCTGCTACGACCTGGAATTCCCGGAAAACGCCCGACGCCTGGCCCTGGCCGGTGCCGAGCTGATCCTGGTGCCAACCGCCAACATGCAGCCCTACGAATTCATCGCCGACGTCACCGTGCGTGCCCGGGCCATCGAGAACCAGTGTTTCGTGGCGTACGCCAACTACTGCGGCCACGAAGGTGAATTGCAGTATTGCGGCCAAAGCAGCATCGCCGCACCGAACGGCGGTCGCCCGGCGCTTGCGGGGCTGGACGAGGCCTTGATCGTCGGTGAACTGGATCGACAACTGCTGGACGACTCCCGCGCGGCCTACAACTACCTGCATGATCGCCGCCCCGAGCTTTACGACGACCTGCACAAACACTGA
- the pqqA gene encoding pyrroloquinoline quinone precursor peptide PqqA: protein MSWSKPAYIDLRIGFEVTMYFASR, encoded by the coding sequence ATGTCCTGGTCCAAACCCGCATATATCGACCTGCGTATCGGTTTCGAAGTCACTATGTACTTCGCCAGCCGCTGA
- a CDS encoding YqaE/Pmp3 family membrane protein translates to MDIIRIIIAILLPPLGVFLQVGFGGAFWLNILLTLLGYIPGIVHAVYIIAKR, encoded by the coding sequence ATGGATATCATTCGAATCATCATCGCCATTCTGCTGCCGCCGTTGGGGGTATTCCTGCAAGTCGGTTTCGGCGGGGCGTTCTGGCTGAATATCCTGCTGACGCTGTTGGGTTACATCCCGGGCATCGTGCATGCGGTGTATATCATCGCCAAGCGCTGA
- a CDS encoding acyl-CoA dehydrogenase C-terminal domain-containing protein, translating to MPEYKAPLRDMRFLIDHVFDFHGRYAELGASDASPDMVSAILEEGARFCENVLAPLNRSGDEEGCHFDNGIVTTPTGFKQAFAQYVEGGWHGLAADPAYGGQGLPSSLGLVISEMIGSSNTSWGMYPGLTHGAMSAIHAHGTAEQKQTYLSKLTAGQWTGTMCLTEAHCGTDLGIIKTRAVPQADGSYAISGSKIFISAGEHDMSDNIIHLVLAKLPDAPAGTKGISLFIVPKFLPDATGEAGPRNGVSCGSIEHKMGIKASATCVLNFDGARGFLIGEPNKGLNCMFTMMNHARLGTGMQGLCLGEASFQGAIKYANDRLQMRALTGPKAPEKAADPIIVHPDVRRMLLTMKAFNEGNRALTYFTAQLLDTAHLSPDATARQEAEDLLAFLTPICKAFMTDTGLEVTNHGMQVFGGHGFIREWGMEQLVRDCRIAPIYEGTNGIQALDLLGRKVLGSQGKLLRGFTKIVHKFCAANAGHPQLKDFVEQLDGLNQQWGELTTRVGMAAMKNPDEVGAASVDYLMYSGYIILAYLWLRMALVAQAQLDSGTADGDFCRAKLATCEFYFKRLLPRTAAHRAAIEAGSDCLMKLPAELFAL from the coding sequence ATGCCCGAGTACAAAGCCCCCCTGCGCGACATGCGCTTTCTGATTGATCACGTCTTCGATTTCCATGGCCGTTATGCCGAACTGGGCGCCAGCGATGCCAGCCCGGACATGGTCAGCGCGATCCTCGAGGAAGGCGCCAGGTTCTGTGAGAACGTGCTGGCGCCGCTCAATCGTTCCGGTGACGAAGAGGGCTGCCATTTCGACAACGGCATAGTCACTACGCCTACAGGCTTCAAGCAGGCTTTCGCACAGTACGTGGAAGGCGGCTGGCATGGCTTGGCGGCGGACCCGGCGTATGGTGGCCAAGGCTTGCCCAGCTCCCTGGGCCTGGTCATCAGCGAGATGATCGGTTCCAGCAACACGTCCTGGGGCATGTACCCGGGCCTGACTCACGGCGCCATGTCGGCGATTCACGCCCACGGCACGGCGGAACAGAAACAGACCTACCTGAGCAAACTCACCGCCGGCCAGTGGACCGGCACCATGTGCCTGACCGAAGCCCATTGCGGCACCGACCTGGGCATCATCAAGACCCGCGCCGTGCCCCAGGCCGACGGCAGCTACGCGATTTCCGGCAGCAAGATTTTCATTTCCGCCGGCGAACACGACATGAGCGATAACATCATCCACTTGGTGCTGGCCAAGCTGCCGGACGCCCCCGCCGGGACCAAAGGCATCTCGTTGTTCATTGTGCCCAAGTTCCTGCCCGACGCCACGGGTGAGGCCGGGCCACGCAATGGCGTTTCCTGCGGCTCGATCGAACACAAGATGGGCATCAAGGCCTCGGCCACCTGCGTCCTGAATTTCGATGGGGCCAGGGGGTTCCTGATCGGCGAGCCGAACAAGGGCCTCAATTGCATGTTCACCATGATGAACCACGCTAGGCTCGGCACCGGTATGCAGGGTTTGTGCCTGGGGGAAGCGAGCTTCCAGGGGGCGATCAAATACGCCAACGACCGGTTGCAGATGCGCGCGCTGACCGGCCCCAAGGCACCGGAAAAAGCCGCCGACCCGATCATCGTCCATCCCGATGTGCGCCGAATGTTGCTGACCATGAAGGCCTTCAACGAAGGCAACCGGGCACTGACGTATTTCACCGCGCAACTGCTCGATACCGCGCACCTGAGCCCGGACGCAACCGCCCGGCAGGAGGCTGAGGACCTGCTGGCGTTTCTCACTCCGATCTGCAAGGCCTTCATGACCGACACCGGGCTGGAGGTGACCAACCACGGCATGCAAGTGTTCGGCGGCCATGGCTTCATTCGCGAGTGGGGCATGGAGCAGTTGGTGCGCGACTGCCGCATTGCGCCGATCTATGAAGGGACCAACGGCATTCAGGCCTTGGATCTTTTGGGGCGCAAGGTGCTGGGTAGTCAGGGCAAGTTGTTGCGTGGCTTCACCAAAATCGTCCATAAATTTTGCGCTGCCAACGCTGGGCATCCGCAGCTCAAGGATTTCGTCGAGCAACTCGACGGGCTCAACCAGCAATGGGGCGAACTGACCACCCGGGTCGGCATGGCCGCCATGAAGAATCCGGATGAAGTGGGTGCCGCCTCGGTGGACTATCTGATGTACAGCGGCTACATCATCCTGGCCTACCTGTGGTTGCGCATGGCCTTGGTGGCCCAGGCGCAGCTCGACAGTGGCACTGCAGATGGCGATTTTTGCCGGGCCAAATTGGCGACGTGCGAGTTTTACTTCAAGCGTCTGCTGCCGCGTACCGCCGCCCATCGGGCTGCTATCGAGGCGGGGAGCGATTGTCTGATGAAGCTGCCGGCGGAGTTGTTTGCACTCTGA
- a CDS encoding acyl-CoA dehydrogenase C-terminal domain-containing protein: protein MADYKAPLRDMRFVLNEVFEVAKLWAQLPALADTVDAETVEAILEEAGKVTSKSIAPLSRAADEEGCHWADGAVTTPAGFPQAYKTYAEGGWVGVGGDPVYGGMGMPKAVSAQVEEMVNSASLSFGLYPMLTAGACLSINAHASEELKAAYLPNMYAGLWAGSMCLTEPHAGTDLGIIRTKAEPQADGSYKVSGTKIFITGGEHDLTENIIHLVLAKLPDAPAGPKGISLFLVPKFMVNADGSLGARNAANCGSIEHKMGIQASATCVMNFDEAVGYLVGEPNKGLAAMFTMMNYERLGVGIQGLASGERSYQNAVEYARDRLQSRSPTGAQNKDKVADPIIVHPDVRRMLLTMKASNEGGRAFSTYVAMQLDTAKFSEDPVTRKRAEDLVALLTPVAKAFLTDLGLETTVHGQQVFGGHGYIREWGQEQLVRDVRITQIYEGTNGIQALDLVGRKIVGSGGAFYRLFADEIRHFTATASSDLEEFVKPLNSAVDTLDELTDWLLDRAKNNPNEIGAASVEYLQAFGYTAYAYMWALMARAALGKESQDDFYASKLGTARFYFARLLPRIHSLSASVKAGSESLFLLEASQF, encoded by the coding sequence ATGGCTGACTACAAAGCGCCCCTGCGCGATATGCGCTTCGTCCTCAATGAAGTGTTCGAGGTCGCGAAACTCTGGGCTCAACTGCCGGCGCTGGCCGACACCGTAGACGCTGAAACGGTCGAAGCGATCCTCGAGGAAGCCGGCAAGGTCACCAGCAAAAGCATCGCCCCCCTCAGCCGCGCCGCTGATGAAGAAGGCTGCCACTGGGCCGACGGCGCCGTCACCACGCCAGCAGGTTTCCCACAGGCCTACAAGACTTACGCTGAAGGTGGTTGGGTCGGTGTCGGCGGTGATCCGGTGTACGGCGGCATGGGCATGCCCAAGGCCGTTTCGGCCCAGGTCGAGGAGATGGTCAACTCCGCCAGCCTGTCCTTCGGTCTGTACCCGATGCTGACCGCTGGCGCTTGCCTGTCGATCAACGCCCATGCCAGTGAAGAACTGAAGGCGGCGTACCTGCCGAACATGTACGCCGGCCTCTGGGCCGGTTCCATGTGCCTGACCGAGCCTCACGCCGGTACGGACCTGGGGATCATCCGCACCAAGGCCGAACCCCAGGCCGACGGCTCCTACAAGGTCAGTGGCACGAAGATTTTCATCACCGGTGGCGAGCACGACCTCACCGAGAACATCATTCACCTGGTACTGGCGAAGCTGCCGGACGCGCCGGCAGGCCCCAAGGGTATCTCGCTGTTCCTGGTGCCCAAGTTCATGGTCAATGCCGACGGCAGCCTGGGCGCGCGCAACGCGGCCAACTGCGGGTCGATCGAACACAAGATGGGCATCCAGGCGTCCGCCACCTGCGTGATGAACTTCGACGAAGCCGTGGGTTACCTGGTGGGGGAGCCGAACAAAGGCCTGGCGGCGATGTTCACCATGATGAACTACGAGCGTCTGGGGGTTGGTATCCAGGGCCTGGCCTCTGGCGAGCGTTCCTACCAGAACGCCGTCGAATATGCCCGTGACCGCCTGCAAAGCCGTTCGCCCACTGGTGCGCAGAACAAGGACAAGGTCGCTGACCCGATCATCGTCCACCCCGACGTGCGCCGGATGCTGCTGACCATGAAGGCCTCGAACGAGGGTGGCCGGGCCTTTTCCACCTACGTGGCGATGCAACTGGACACCGCCAAGTTCAGCGAAGACCCGGTCACCCGCAAACGCGCCGAAGACTTGGTGGCGTTGCTGACCCCAGTGGCCAAGGCTTTTCTGACCGACCTGGGCCTGGAAACCACCGTCCATGGCCAACAGGTGTTCGGCGGCCATGGTTACATTCGTGAATGGGGCCAGGAGCAACTGGTGCGTGACGTGCGCATCACCCAGATCTACGAAGGCACCAACGGTATCCAGGCGCTGGACCTGGTAGGGCGCAAGATCGTCGGCAGCGGCGGCGCGTTCTACCGGTTGTTCGCCGATGAAATCCGCCATTTCACTGCCACCGCGAGCAGCGACCTGGAGGAATTCGTCAAGCCGTTGAACAGCGCGGTCGACACGCTGGACGAATTGACCGACTGGCTGCTGGACCGGGCGAAGAACAACCCGAATGAAATCGGCGCGGCGTCGGTGGAGTACCTCCAGGCGTTCGGCTACACCGCGTACGCCTACATGTGGGCGCTGATGGCCCGGGCGGCCTTGGGCAAGGAAAGCCAGGATGATTTCTACGCAAGCAAACTGGGTACGGCGCGGTTCTATTTTGCCCGCCTGCTGCCGCGTATTCATTCCTTGAGCGCATCGGTCAAGGCGGGCAGCGAGTCGCTGTTCCTGCTGGAAGCCAGCCAGTTCTGA
- the pqqE gene encoding pyrroloquinoline quinone biosynthesis protein PqqE, with product MHSTGSNLPDTTGLPPKPEVGLPLWLLAELTYRCPLQCPYCSNPLDFAEQGKELSTEQWFKVFREAREMGAAQLGFSGGEPLVRQDLAELIAEARRLGFYTNLITSGIGLTEQKISDFKKAGLDHIQISFQASDEQVNNLLAGSKKAFAQKLEMARAVKAHGYPMVLNFVTHRHNIDKIDRIIELCIALEADFVELATCQFYGWAQLNRVGLLPTREQLVRAERITNEYRAKLEAEGNPCKLIFVTPDYYEERPKGCMNGWGSIFLTVTPDGTALPCHGARQLPVQFPNVRDHSMQHIWYDSFGFNRFRGYDWMPEPCRSCDEKEKDFGGCRCQAFMLTGDASNADPVCSKSEHHGVILKAREDAEHATQTIEQLAFRNERNSRLIAKG from the coding sequence GTGCACAGCACTGGATCGAACTTGCCTGACACTACCGGCCTGCCGCCCAAGCCGGAAGTCGGCCTGCCGCTGTGGCTGCTGGCCGAACTGACCTATCGCTGCCCATTGCAATGCCCGTACTGCTCCAACCCGCTGGACTTCGCCGAGCAGGGCAAGGAGCTGAGCACCGAGCAGTGGTTCAAGGTGTTTCGCGAAGCCCGGGAGATGGGCGCCGCGCAGTTGGGTTTTTCCGGTGGCGAGCCGTTGGTGCGCCAGGACCTGGCCGAGTTGATTGCCGAGGCGCGCAGGCTGGGTTTCTATACCAACCTGATCACCTCCGGCATCGGCTTGACCGAACAGAAAATCAGCGATTTCAAAAAGGCCGGCCTGGACCATATCCAGATCAGTTTCCAGGCCAGCGACGAGCAGGTGAACAACCTCTTGGCCGGCTCGAAGAAAGCCTTCGCGCAGAAACTGGAAATGGCCCGGGCGGTGAAGGCCCACGGCTATCCGATGGTGCTGAACTTCGTGACCCATCGGCACAACATCGACAAGATCGACCGCATCATCGAGTTGTGCATCGCCCTGGAAGCCGACTTCGTCGAACTCGCCACCTGCCAGTTCTACGGCTGGGCGCAGCTCAACCGTGTCGGCCTGCTGCCCACCCGGGAACAATTGGTGCGTGCCGAGCGCATCACCAATGAATACCGTGCCAAGCTGGAAGCTGAAGGTAATCCGTGCAAGTTGATCTTTGTCACGCCGGACTACTATGAAGAACGCCCCAAGGGCTGCATGAACGGCTGGGGCAGCATTTTCCTCACCGTCACACCGGACGGCACGGCATTGCCCTGTCACGGTGCCCGACAATTGCCGGTGCAGTTTCCCAATGTGCGCGACCACAGCATGCAGCATATCTGGTACGACTCGTTCGGCTTCAACCGTTTCCGCGGTTATGACTGGATGCCCGAACCGTGCCGCTCCTGCGATGAAAAGGAAAAGGACTTCGGCGGCTGTCGCTGCCAGGCGTTCATGCTCACGGGGGACGCCAGTAATGCCGACCCGGTGTGCAGCAAATCCGAGCACCACGGGGTGATTCTCAAGGCGCGTGAAGACGCCGAACACGCCACGCAAACCATTGAACAGTTGGCCTTTCGCAATGAACGAAACTCACGCCTCATCGCTAAAGGCTGA
- the pqqB gene encoding pyrroloquinoline quinone biosynthesis protein PqqB yields MFVQILGSAAGGGFPQWNCNCANCAGFRNGSLRAQARTQSSIALSDDGVNWVLCNASPDIRAQLQGFAPMQPGRALRDTGIGAIILMDSQIDHTTGLLSLREGCPHQVWCTDMVHEDLSTGFPLFNMLTHWNGGLSWNRIELDQSFIIPACPNLRFTPLPLRSAAPPYSPHRFDPHPGDNIGLIIEDLRTGGKLFYAPGLGQVDGALLEIMADSDCLLVDGTMWDDDEMQRRGVGTRTGREMGHLAQNGPGGMIEVLEQLPLPRKILIHINNTNPILDEDSPERAELVRRKIEVSYDGMSIEL; encoded by the coding sequence ATGTTTGTCCAGATTCTAGGTTCCGCCGCCGGCGGCGGTTTCCCCCAGTGGAACTGCAACTGCGCCAACTGCGCAGGTTTTCGCAACGGCAGCCTGCGGGCCCAGGCGCGTACCCAGTCGTCCATCGCCCTGTCCGATGACGGCGTGAACTGGGTGCTGTGCAACGCCTCCCCGGACATTCGTGCCCAGCTCCAGGGCTTTGCCCCAATGCAGCCTGGCCGAGCCCTGCGCGACACCGGAATTGGCGCGATCATCCTGATGGACAGCCAGATCGACCACACCACCGGCCTGCTCAGCCTGCGTGAGGGTTGCCCCCACCAAGTCTGGTGCACCGACATGGTCCATGAAGACCTGAGTACCGGTTTCCCGCTGTTCAACATGCTGACCCACTGGAACGGCGGGTTGAGCTGGAACCGCATCGAGCTCGACCAGAGTTTCATCATCCCGGCCTGCCCGAACCTGCGGTTCACCCCGTTGCCATTGCGCAGCGCCGCACCGCCCTATTCACCGCACCGCTTCGATCCGCACCCGGGCGACAACATTGGCCTGATCATCGAAGACCTGCGCACGGGCGGCAAGCTGTTCTACGCCCCGGGCCTGGGCCAGGTTGACGGGGCGTTGCTGGAGATCATGGCCGACAGCGATTGCCTGTTGGTGGACGGCACGATGTGGGACGACGATGAAATGCAGCGCCGTGGCGTCGGCACGCGCACCGGTCGGGAAATGGGTCATCTGGCACAGAACGGTCCCGGCGGAATGATCGAAGTGCTGGAGCAACTGCCCTTGCCGCGCAAGATCCTTATTCATATCAACAACACCAACCCGATCCTCGACGAAGACTCACCCGAGCGGGCTGAACTTGTACGCCGAAAGATTGAAGTGTCTTACGACGGAATGAGTATTGAGTTGTAG
- a CDS encoding alpha/beta hydrolase family protein, with protein sequence MNETHASSLKAEPFSAAQAVAAGTDFAELQVGPQGLFWNEYRPADGACRLWHWQDAMPRCLTPDGFSARSRVYEYGGGSFCLSHDGVLFVNEADQQLYHQSLNDEHPVALTSGECRYGDLGFADGQVLAVEEQANQHRLVSIGLADHQRHLLAEGADFYASPTLSPDGQRLAWIEWSRPHQPWTATRLMLAERNASGWGEPRCVAGNGEEESIQQPRFDTASRLYCLTDRGGYWQPWRESAQGLEPLPAAEADHAPAPWQLGGCTWLPLDERTYLASWTEAGFGRLGLCRDDQAGEDFTGTYSRFRSLALDERFIYAVAASPTRPAAVIAIERQSHEVAVLAGGVAPLPDEQISRPRTLRYPSGSGEAHGFFYPAMNAPSKPPLVVFIHGGPTSACYPLFDPRIQYWTQRGFAVADLNYRGSSGYGRAYRQALHLNWGVVDVEDACAVVAYLDEQGLIDGRHAFIRGGSAGGYTTLCALAFHEVFRAGASLYGVSDPVALGRATHKFEGDYLDWLIGDPQQDVERYRARTPLLHAGNIRVPVIFFQGELDAVVVPQQTRDMVSALQANGVAVEAHYYPDERHGFRKAANQAHALEHEWLFYRKVMDGDL encoded by the coding sequence ATGAACGAAACTCACGCCTCATCGCTAAAGGCTGAGCCTTTCAGCGCCGCCCAGGCGGTTGCCGCCGGCACCGACTTCGCCGAACTGCAGGTCGGGCCCCAGGGCTTGTTCTGGAATGAATACCGCCCCGCGGACGGTGCCTGTCGGCTCTGGCATTGGCAAGATGCCATGCCCCGCTGCCTGACGCCGGACGGGTTCAGCGCGCGCAGCCGGGTCTATGAATACGGCGGTGGATCATTCTGCCTGAGCCACGACGGTGTGCTGTTCGTCAATGAGGCCGACCAGCAGCTGTATCACCAATCCCTGAACGACGAACACCCCGTGGCGCTGACCTCCGGTGAGTGCCGCTACGGGGATCTTGGTTTCGCCGACGGCCAGGTACTGGCGGTGGAAGAACAAGCCAACCAGCATCGCCTGGTGTCGATCGGGTTGGCGGATCATCAACGACATCTGCTGGCCGAAGGCGCCGATTTCTACGCCTCGCCGACCCTGAGCCCGGACGGTCAGCGGCTCGCCTGGATTGAGTGGAGCCGCCCGCATCAACCCTGGACAGCAACGCGGTTGATGTTGGCCGAGCGCAATGCTTCGGGCTGGGGAGAGCCGCGCTGTGTCGCGGGCAACGGTGAAGAAGAGTCCATCCAGCAACCGCGCTTCGACACGGCCAGTCGCCTTTATTGCCTGACTGATCGCGGTGGTTATTGGCAGCCCTGGAGGGAGTCGGCTCAAGGCCTGGAACCACTGCCCGCCGCCGAAGCCGATCACGCCCCGGCGCCATGGCAACTGGGAGGCTGTACCTGGCTGCCGCTGGATGAACGCACCTACCTGGCGAGTTGGACCGAAGCGGGTTTCGGGCGTCTGGGCCTGTGTCGCGATGACCAGGCCGGTGAGGACTTCACCGGCACCTATAGCCGCTTTCGCAGCCTGGCGCTGGATGAGCGGTTCATCTACGCCGTTGCCGCCTCGCCGACCCGCCCAGCGGCAGTCATTGCCATCGAGCGGCAGAGTCATGAAGTGGCGGTGCTGGCCGGCGGCGTCGCGCCATTGCCCGACGAACAGATCAGCCGTCCTCGGACCCTGCGCTATCCCTCCGGGTCAGGTGAGGCCCACGGGTTCTTTTACCCGGCCATGAATGCACCCTCGAAACCGCCATTGGTGGTGTTCATTCATGGCGGCCCCACCTCAGCCTGTTATCCCCTGTTCGATCCGCGTATCCAGTATTGGACCCAGCGCGGCTTTGCCGTTGCCGATCTCAATTACCGCGGCAGCAGCGGCTATGGCCGGGCCTATCGGCAGGCGTTGCATTTGAACTGGGGCGTGGTGGATGTCGAGGATGCCTGTGCGGTGGTCGCCTACCTGGATGAACAAGGCCTGATCGACGGCCGTCATGCGTTCATCCGCGGTGGCAGTGCCGGTGGCTACACGACCCTCTGCGCCTTGGCGTTCCATGAGGTATTCCGGGCCGGCGCCAGCCTCTATGGCGTGAGCGACCCCGTCGCCCTCGGCCGGGCCACGCACAAGTTCGAAGGTGATTATCTGGACTGGCTGATCGGCGACCCGCAGCAGGACGTTGAACGCTACCGCGCCCGTACCCCGCTGCTGCACGCCGGGAACATCCGCGTGCCGGTGATCTTTTTCCAGGGTGAGCTGGACGCCGTGGTGGTACCGCAGCAAACCCGCGACATGGTCAGTGCCTTACAGGCCAACGGCGTTGCGGTCGAGGCGCACTACTATCCGGATGAGCGCCACGGTTTTCGCAAGGCTGCGAACCAGGCGCATGCTTTGGAGCATGAGTGGTTGTTTTATCGCAAGGTGATGGACGGCGATCTATAG